From the Lampris incognitus isolate fLamInc1 chromosome 10, fLamInc1.hap2, whole genome shotgun sequence genome, one window contains:
- the kdelr3 gene encoding ER lumen protein-retaining receptor 3, with protein MNIFRLAGDVSHLVAIIILFAKIWKSKCCAGISGKSQVLFALVFTTRYLDLFTFFISAYNTVMKMVFLSLSYATVYLIYMRFKNTYDSENDSFRVEFLLVPVVGLSFLENYAFTPLEILWTFSIFLEAVAIMPQLFMITKTGEAESITTHYLFFLGLYRALYLANWVWRYHTEGFFDQIAVVSGVVQTIFYCDFFYLYFTRVLRGNGKMGLPMPV; from the exons ATGAACATCTTTCGCCTGGCGGGCGATGTGTCACATCTGGTGGCGATCATCATTTTGTTTGCGAAGATATGGAAGTCGAAATGCTGTGCTG GAATTTCAGGGAAGTCTCAGGTGCTGTTTGCACTGGTCTTCACCACCAGGTACCTGGACCTGTTCACGTTCTTTATCTCGGCCTACAACACAGTCATGAAA ATGGTGTTCCTGTCCCTGTCTTATGCCACTGTGTACCTGATCTATATGCGCTTTAAGAATACCTATGATTCAGAAAATGACTCATTCCGTGTGGAGTTCCTGCTGGTGCCTGTTGTTGGTCTGTCCTTCCTGGAAAACTACGCTTTCACTCCACTGGAG ATCCTATGGACCTTCTCCATCTTCCTGGAGGCAGTGGCCATAATGCCCCAGCTCTTCATGATCACCAAGACGGGCGAGGCAGAGTCCATCACCACCCACTACCTGTTCTTCCTCGGTCTCTACCGAGCTCTCTACCTGGCCAACTGGGTGTGGCGTTACCACACCGAGGGCTTCTTTGACCAGATTGCTGTGGTGTCCGGTGTGGTGCAGACCATCTTCTACTGTGACTTCTTCTACCTTTACTTCACAAGGG TGCTTCGAGGAAATGGTAAGATGGGCCTGCCCATGCCTGTTTAA